The Devosia sp. A16 genome includes a window with the following:
- the alkB gene encoding DNA oxidative demethylase AlkB encodes MTDLFDGIERGGREPMGEGAALLRGFALAFEDEVLAGLDAVVAQAPFRHMVTPGGYTMSVAMTNCGAAGWVTDRSGYRYDANDPLTGRPWPEMPEAFRTLARAAAAEAGYPDFTPDACLINRYEPGARLSLHQDRNERDFANPIVSVSLGLPATFQFGGLQRSDPVRRYALRHGDVAVWGGPSRLAFHGVTALKEGMHPRLGRMRINLTFRGAL; translated from the coding sequence ATGACCGATCTCTTCGATGGCATCGAACGCGGCGGGCGCGAGCCGATGGGCGAAGGGGCGGCGCTGCTGCGTGGCTTCGCGCTGGCGTTCGAGGACGAGGTGCTTGCCGGGCTCGACGCCGTGGTCGCGCAGGCGCCGTTCCGGCACATGGTGACGCCGGGCGGCTACACCATGTCGGTGGCGATGACCAATTGCGGGGCGGCAGGTTGGGTGACCGACCGTTCCGGCTATCGCTACGACGCCAACGATCCCCTCACCGGTCGGCCCTGGCCGGAGATGCCGGAGGCGTTCCGGACGCTGGCGCGCGCTGCCGCCGCGGAAGCCGGTTACCCGGATTTCACCCCCGATGCCTGCCTGATCAACCGCTATGAGCCCGGGGCCCGCCTCTCCCTGCACCAGGACAGGAACGAGCGGGACTTCGCCAACCCGATCGTCTCGGTCTCGCTCGGCCTGCCGGCGACGTTCCAGTTCGGCGGGCTGCAGCGCAGCGATCCGGTGCGCAGATACGCCCTCCGCCACGGTGACGTCGCCGTGTGGGGCGGACCCTCGCGGCTGGCTTTTCATGGCGTCACGGCGTTGAAGGAGGGGATGCACCCGCGCCTCGGCCGGATGCGGATCAACCTGACCTTCCGCGGGGCGCTGTGA
- a CDS encoding Crp/Fnr family transcriptional regulator has product MSTLAALAVSLPLETLQPGDHLTNEGSYSGRLYLLESGRLAVSRDGVAIATIDEPWAIIGEMAVLLGTPHSATVTAETTARVRVIDEALDVLSQNPDFALHIATLACARLNATSALLVDLRHAAEGKKQEQALMSRILTAMLATPKVTGRGGKWADHE; this is encoded by the coding sequence ATGTCCACGCTTGCCGCCCTTGCCGTGTCGCTGCCGCTCGAAACGCTGCAGCCGGGTGATCACCTGACCAACGAGGGCAGCTATTCCGGGCGGCTCTACCTGCTCGAATCCGGGCGGCTCGCGGTGTCGCGCGATGGCGTCGCCATTGCCACCATCGACGAGCCCTGGGCGATCATCGGGGAGATGGCGGTGCTGCTCGGCACGCCGCACAGCGCCACCGTGACGGCGGAGACCACGGCACGGGTGCGGGTGATCGACGAAGCGCTCGACGTGCTGTCGCAGAACCCCGATTTCGCGCTCCACATCGCCACCCTCGCCTGCGCCCGCCTCAACGCCACCTCGGCGCTGCTGGTCGACCTCCGCCACGCCGCGGAGGGCAAGAAGCAGGAACAGGCGCTGATGAGCCGCATTCTCACAGCAATGCTGGCGACACCGAAGGTGACGGGACGCGGGGGGAAGTGGGCGGATCACGAGTAG